A single genomic interval of Sceloporus undulatus isolate JIND9_A2432 ecotype Alabama chromosome 2, SceUnd_v1.1, whole genome shotgun sequence harbors:
- the LOC121924041 gene encoding flocculation protein FLO11-like: MELLLGLCAFFQLFLSSSCFCGLRHQRPNLDQAYTTPSGQSEEALEAPWLVNIYGNGKRCQGVVLSSWWILTAANCFLVMMPSHVELTGSSGRISTETVSQFVPHKGFSSWDKTPNNDLGLILLGQPLNLGRKDMWPACVPDTETSVNTQENCMIFERGAQGTTQETRVDDLVTSECAVHWPDTTEKWNLCVARRMSSGTDCTVPIGSPVICYNPRNENWEVMAIVTRSLHNCTAPILASQLLSHLQWLKKQGALETSFDQELEHTATPEAEPTLATNIATSQEEPTLATNIDTSQAKPTRQAYLVRHITARPTTLVHSSKEPKPSTTAHNIILLASPTLHALSHVSPTIKQFVPQTTNPTTTTSPTTTSPTTTTTSTVPSTTKQTSTVSTTQQSSSVISSTTVITSTTTQQTSTKQPSSTTTETTVTTTSRPSTSPTFRPPHVIIIPATTPRKASPVPATDVNQGAPVRFVVAGPQFPKNKGEESPSPGPSLALAAPPRLQIPIIPNLGLPVQVKLRQCEMGLAWNSNSHAYQLSKMAVLIDRKVGCGLRPGFVPKCPSCSQAEMGEFPWIVSLRLSIQHFCAGSILNPWWILTTANCVNLIKNSETWARCRREW, from the exons ATGGAACTTCTCCTCGGGCTCTGTGCCTTCTTCCAGCTATTTCTGTCCTCCTCCTGCT TCTGTGGCCTTAGACATCAGAGGCCCAACTTGGACCAAGCCTACACCACGCCCTCAGGACAGAGTGAAGAAGCCCTGGAAGCTCCATGGTTAGTGAACATATATGGCAATGGGAAGAGGTGCCAAGGAGTTGTCCTGAGCAGCTGGTGGATCCTTACAGCAGCCAACTGCTTCCTGGTGAT GATGCCAAGCCATGTAGAGTTGACTGGGTCTAGTGGCCGGATCTCCACTGAGACGGTGAGCCAGTTCGTCCCACACAAAGGCTTCAGTTCCTGGGATAAAACACCTAACAATGATTTGGGGCTCATTTTGCTTGGCCAGCCACTTAATTTAGGAAGGAAAGATATGTGGCCAGCTTGTGTCCCCGACACTGAAACATCTGTCAACAcacaagaaaactgtatgattttTGAACGAGGTGCACAAG gAACTACACAGGAAACCAGAGTGGATGATTTGGTGACATCAGAATGTGCAGTTCATTGGCCTGACACAACAGAAAAATGGAACTTGTGTGTTGCAAGAAGGATGTCAAGTGGCACAGATTGCACG GTGCCTATTGGCAGTCCTGTGATCTGTTATAACCCAAGGAATGAGAACTGGGAGGTAATGGCCATCGTGACACGGAGCTTGCACAACTGTACAGCTCCTATCCTGGCATCCCAGCTTTTATCTCACCTACAGTGGTTGAAGAAACAAGGAGCACTAGAGACTTCTTTTGATCAGGAGCTTGAACATACAGCCACACCTGAAGCAGAACCAACTCTGGCAACTAACATAGCCACTTCCCAAGAAGAACCAACTCTGGCAACTAACATAGACACCTCTCAAGCAAAACCAACTCGGCAAGCGTATTTAGTTAGGCACATAACTGCAAGACCCACCACACTTGTACATTCCTCAAAAGAACCAAAGCCTTCCACAACAGCCCATAATATAATTCTTTTAGCCTCTCCCACACTCCATGCATTATCACATGTATCACCCACAATAAAACAATTtgtcccccaaactacaaatccaactACAACGACAAGTCCGACTACAACAAGTCCGACTACAACGACAACATCTACAGTTCCCTCCACAACCAAACAGACATCTACAGTATCCACAACACAACAATCATCATCAGTCATCTCTTCCACAACTGTTATAACATCCACAACAACACAGCAGACATCCACAAAACAACCATCTTCTACAACCACAGAAACAACTGTAACAACCACAAGCCGGCCATCCACCTCCCCAACTTTTAGACCaccacatgtaataataatacctgCGACCACTCCAAGGAAAGCATCCCCCGTGCCTGCCACTGATGTTAACCAAGGGGCACCTGTGCGTTTTGTTGTTGCGGGTCCCCAGTTCCCCAAGAACAAAGGAGAAGAAAGCCCATCCCCTGGTCCTTCGCTAGCATTAGCTGCCCCACCCAGACTACAGATCCCCATCATTCCCAATTTGGGACTCCCTGTGCAAGTGAAACTGAGACAGTGTGAAATGGGATTGGCATGGAACAGCAACTCCCATGCCTACCAACTCAGCAAGATGGCAGTTCTGATAGACCGCAAAGTTG GATGTGGGCTGAGGCCTGGATTTGTGCCAAAATGCCCCAGCTGCTCTCAGGCTGAAATGGGTGAGTTTCCCTGGATTGTTTCTCTCAGGCTGTCCATCCAACACTTTTGTGCTGGCTCCATTCTCAACCCCTGGTGGATTTTAACAACAGCCAACTGTGTCAACCTTAT